A single genomic interval of Amycolatopsis albispora harbors:
- a CDS encoding sensor histidine kinase, with the protein MSNPKTRWAAVGAEGRDRWLAVVLTVAAFVPGLAVLGAQFGDLPRREGDVLAVLLVAGQTLPLAVRTRWPAAALAVIGICFAAHEVLAYPTTVGSLALYFALYSAGAHQERFRRVLAAVASAGYVVFAVLLVLRGSPAGLRDYVVYFGVLAVFWLLGTMVRQRRHQEAERRRLVAEAAVAGERARIARELHDVVTHHVTAMVVQADAARYLAPERVPEALTAITGSGRNALTELRFLLGVLEATGARTPGLAALPDLVAQPGRVVELVEEGERPELPAETELTAYRIVQEALTNAAKHAAGSPTAVRVSYGPDFLEIEVTTEGTATDPGALGSGGRGLRGLSDRVRALGGRFAAGPSTDGFRVSATIPARSAA; encoded by the coding sequence ATGTCAAACCCGAAGACCCGCTGGGCCGCGGTCGGCGCCGAGGGTCGGGATCGGTGGCTCGCCGTGGTGCTCACGGTCGCGGCGTTCGTGCCGGGGCTCGCCGTGCTCGGGGCCCAGTTCGGCGACCTGCCCCGGCGCGAGGGTGACGTGCTCGCGGTGCTGCTGGTCGCCGGGCAGACGCTGCCGCTGGCGGTGCGCACCCGCTGGCCCGCCGCGGCGCTCGCGGTGATCGGGATCTGCTTCGCCGCGCACGAGGTACTGGCGTACCCCACGACCGTCGGCAGCCTCGCCCTGTACTTCGCGCTGTATTCGGCCGGGGCGCACCAGGAGCGGTTCCGCCGGGTGCTGGCGGCGGTCGCCTCGGCCGGGTACGTGGTGTTCGCGGTCTTGCTGGTGCTCCGCGGCTCCCCCGCCGGTTTGCGTGACTACGTCGTCTACTTCGGAGTGCTGGCCGTGTTCTGGCTGCTGGGCACGATGGTGCGGCAACGCCGTCACCAGGAGGCCGAGCGGCGGCGGCTCGTCGCCGAGGCCGCGGTGGCCGGGGAGCGCGCGCGGATCGCCCGCGAACTGCACGACGTGGTGACCCACCACGTGACGGCCATGGTGGTCCAGGCCGATGCCGCCCGGTACCTGGCACCCGAGCGTGTCCCGGAAGCGCTTACCGCGATCACCGGCTCTGGCCGGAACGCGCTCACCGAACTCCGGTTCCTGCTGGGCGTTCTCGAGGCGACCGGCGCGCGCACGCCGGGCCTGGCCGCCCTGCCCGACCTCGTGGCCCAGCCCGGCCGGGTCGTCGAACTGGTCGAAGAGGGTGAACGTCCGGAGCTGCCGGCGGAAACGGAGCTGACCGCCTACCGGATCGTGCAGGAAGCGCTGACCAACGCCGCCAAGCACGCCGCCGGTTCCCCCACGGCGGTGCGTGTCTCCTATGGCCCGGACTTCCTCGAGATCGAGGTGACCACCGAAGGCACGGCCACCGACCCCGGCGCGCTCGGTTCCGGCGGCCGCGGGCTGCGTGGTCTGAGCGACCGGGTGCGGGCGCTCGGCGGCCGGTTCGCCGCGGGCCCCTCGACGGACGGTTTCCGGGTCAGCGCCACGATTCCCGCGAGGAGCGCCGCATGA
- a CDS encoding response regulator, giving the protein MTDPIRVLICEDQELIRAGYATVLGAQPDLEVAGEAANGQEALAQVERLRPDVVVMDIEMPLLNGIEATRRIAGPEALNPAKVLVVTTFNVDQYVYDALRAGASGFLLKDAPLTELIEGVRTVARGDSLLAPAVTRTLIGRYADRIRPAGTPAPLEGLAPRELEVLRLIAAGLSNAEIAAELVLSVETVKTYVSRILTKLDLRDRVQAVVLAYRSGLVTV; this is encoded by the coding sequence ATGACCGACCCGATCCGGGTCCTCATCTGCGAGGACCAGGAGCTCATCCGCGCGGGTTACGCGACCGTGCTCGGCGCCCAGCCGGATCTCGAGGTGGCCGGCGAGGCCGCCAACGGCCAGGAGGCGCTCGCCCAGGTCGAACGGCTGCGGCCCGACGTTGTCGTGATGGACATCGAAATGCCGCTGCTGAACGGGATCGAGGCGACTCGCCGGATCGCCGGCCCCGAAGCGCTGAACCCGGCGAAGGTCCTTGTGGTCACGACCTTCAACGTCGACCAGTACGTCTACGACGCGTTGCGAGCCGGTGCGAGCGGTTTCCTGCTCAAGGACGCGCCGCTGACCGAACTGATCGAGGGCGTGCGCACGGTCGCCCGCGGCGACTCGCTCCTCGCCCCCGCGGTGACCCGGACCCTGATCGGCCGCTACGCCGACCGGATCCGCCCGGCCGGGACTCCCGCCCCGCTGGAGGGACTCGCGCCACGGGAACTGGAGGTGCTTCGGCTGATCGCCGCCGGCCTGTCGAACGCGGAGATCGCGGCCGAACTGGTGCTCAGCGTGGAGACGGTGAAGACCTACGTTTCGCGGATCCTGACCAAGCTGGACCTGCGTGACCGGGTACAGGCCGTGGTGCTGGCGTACCGGTCCGGGCTGGTCACCGTTTGA
- a CDS encoding CPBP family intramembrane glutamic endopeptidase, whose protein sequence is MTIPTESTEPKTPLRRFRVPVLLVGTAALMIGARGLDTLVSGVPVLRLLVGLAAAVGAIAGYTWLSRRVENRTEVAELAAAGRWRGLGRGALIGAGAFLATMLLVFLFTDGDVTSGSFWACLGVAGSMASVAVTEELLFRGVVHRILEERTGSIIAIAVSSLIFGLTHLLNGNATLWGTLAIAVEGGALLAIAYTATRSLWLPIGLHFAWNFTESGMFGTAVSGAASEPGLLRTVLSGPDVLTGGTFGPEASLFALLCCLVPAVWLLRRAKLIKR, encoded by the coding sequence ATGACCATCCCCACCGAGAGCACTGAACCGAAAACACCGCTGCGGCGGTTCCGCGTGCCGGTGCTGCTCGTCGGTACCGCCGCGCTGATGATCGGCGCCCGCGGGCTGGACACGCTCGTTTCGGGCGTGCCGGTGCTGCGCCTGCTCGTCGGGCTCGCCGCCGCCGTCGGGGCGATCGCCGGCTACACCTGGCTTTCGCGACGCGTCGAGAATCGGACGGAGGTCGCCGAACTGGCCGCCGCCGGACGGTGGCGGGGGCTCGGGCGCGGCGCGCTCATCGGCGCCGGGGCCTTCCTCGCGACGATGCTGCTCGTGTTCCTCTTCACCGACGGCGACGTCACCAGCGGCTCGTTCTGGGCGTGCCTGGGCGTGGCGGGCTCGATGGCTTCGGTGGCCGTCACCGAGGAACTGCTCTTCCGCGGCGTGGTGCACCGCATCCTGGAGGAACGGACCGGCAGCATCATCGCGATCGCGGTCTCGTCGCTGATCTTCGGGCTGACGCACCTGCTCAACGGCAACGCCACGCTCTGGGGCACGCTGGCCATCGCGGTCGAAGGCGGCGCGCTGCTGGCCATCGCCTACACCGCGACGCGGTCGCTGTGGCTGCCGATCGGCCTGCACTTCGCCTGGAACTTCACCGAGTCCGGCATGTTCGGCACCGCGGTGTCCGGTGCGGCCAGCGAACCCGGCCTGCTGCGCACCGTCCTTTCCGGACCGGACGTGCTGACCGGCGGCACCTTCGGGCCGGAAGCGAGCCTCTTCGCCTTGCTGTGCTGCCTGGTCCCGGCCGTGTGGCTGCTCCGCCGGGCGAAGCTGATCAAACGGTGA